The bacterium sequence TTCCCATGGAATCGACGAATAAGGGAGTGACCCGATGCTGAGTATCCTATTGCCCGATTTCAGGGTCATTGCCCCCGAGCTGATCCTTACCTTAACAGCTTTCGCCGTTATCGTGTGGGATCTGATCACACGGACCAAGAGCCATACGACATCAGCGGCCCTATCTGTCCTTGGTGCCATTGCGGCGCTGGCAGCCACGGCGGCCACCTGGAAGGTGAACGTATCCACTTTCGGGGACGCTGTCGTGCTGGACCCCTTCGCCTCTTTTTTCAAGGTTATCTTCCTCGTTGCGTTGATCCTTTCTATTGCGCTTTCCCTGCGCCGTATCAGCGACAGCGGTTCCGAATCTCATTCAGAATATTACGCTCTCATGCTTTTCGCCACAGTGGGAATGATGGTTATGGCTTCAGGCCGTGAACTTATTACGATCTTCCTTGGGCTGGAGCTGCTTTCCATGTCGCTGTACATCCTGGCCGGTTTTTTCCGCAGGGATACTCTTTCCAACGAAGCCGCCCTCAAGTATTTTGTTCTGGGTGCCGTTGCCACAGGCATCCTGCTTTTCGGTATGTCCTATATCTACGGAGTCACTGGCAGCACCCATCTCCAGGTAATCGGAGAGACCCTTCGGGCCCATCCCGCTGCATTGGCGGACAAGGCTCTACTGGTAGGGTTGTTCATGGTCCTGGTTGGTTTCGGTTTCAAGATCTCCATGGTACCTTTCCACCAGTGGACACCGGACGTTTACCAGGGGGCACCTACCCCGGTGACAGCTTTTATGTCGGCAGGACCCAAGGCGGCCGGTCTTGCGGCTCTTATTCGGGTTCTGGTTGAGGCCATGCCACAGTTGAGCCACGAATGGGAGATCCTGGTCGCGGTGTTCGCTGTGCTCACCATGACAGTAGGGAACCTGGCGGCCCTGGCCCAGACCAACCTTAAGAGAATGCTTGCTTACTCCTCCATCGCCCATGTGGGATATATCCTGATTGGTCTTGTGGTCAGTGTAGGCGGACAGGCCGACAGGGCCATATCGGCAATCATGTTCTATCTGCTCGCATACACCTTTATGAATATCGGCGCTTTCGCCATTCTAATCTATCTTGGCCGCGAAGGAACATCCCACGAAAACCTGGATGATTTCAGTGGTCTGTCACGCCGCTCCCCTTTCGCGGCCCTGGCCATGCTGATTTTTCTTTTCTCCCTGGCGGGCATTCCTCCTACAGCCGGTTTCGCTGCCAAGCTCTCGATCTTTTACGCTGCCATTCAGGGCGGGTATTACTGGTTGGCCATCATCGGGATCCTCAACAGCGCCGTTGCCGCCTACTATTATCTGCGGGTGGTGGTGGTCATGTACATGCGGGAGCCTGAAGGTGAACT is a genomic window containing:
- a CDS encoding NADH-quinone oxidoreductase subunit N, producing the protein MLSILLPDFRVIAPELILTLTAFAVIVWDLITRTKSHTTSAALSVLGAIAALAATAATWKVNVSTFGDAVVLDPFASFFKVIFLVALILSIALSLRRISDSGSESHSEYYALMLFATVGMMVMASGRELITIFLGLELLSMSLYILAGFFRRDTLSNEAALKYFVLGAVATGILLFGMSYIYGVTGSTHLQVIGETLRAHPAALADKALLVGLFMVLVGFGFKISMVPFHQWTPDVYQGAPTPVTAFMSAGPKAAGLAALIRVLVEAMPQLSHEWEILVAVFAVLTMTVGNLAALAQTNLKRMLAYSSIAHVGYILIGLVVSVGGQADRAISAIMFYLLAYTFMNIGAFAILIYLGREGTSHENLDDFSGLSRRSPFAALAMLIFLFSLAGIPPTAGFAAKLSIFYAAIQGGYYWLAIIGILNSAVAAYYYLRVVVVMYMREPEGELKSAAASPILWAGIALALAGTILLGILPGDFLEAARVSATILL